The sequence ccagctactcgggaggctgaggcaggaggatcgcttaagcccaggagtttgcggttgctgtgagctaggctgatgccacggcactctagcccgggcaacagagcgagactctgtctcaaaaaataaataaataaataatgtctgTTCCAGGTATGGGAGATGGAAATAGGGCTATGAGAGCCACGTATGGGCTATCCTTAGGTGAATCTAAGAAGTGTGTGCTTATATAAGGACATAAATTATGAGGTCCAGGATGGAATTTGGGGATCCCTGGCTCTGGTTTAGGATGAGGATGGGGTGAAGGATGAGAACCAAGTCTTCTGGGTATCCCAGGCCATAAAAAGTGCTCAGTGTCCACTATAATGGAGTAGAATTGGGGGAGAAGGCATTGGGCCCATCCTGAAATGGACTCCTTGTGGTTTTCTCCTTCTTTAACCATATTCCAGGCCCAGAAGGAAGAGCTTCAGAGCCTGATGCACCAGCCCAAAGAGCTAGAGGAGGAGAATGCCCAGCTCCGGGGGGCCCTGCAGCAGGGTGAAGCCTTCCAGCGGGCCCTGGAGTCAGAGCTGCAGCAGCTGAGGGCCCGGCTTCAGGGGCTGGAGGCCAACTGCATCCGGGGCACAGATGGGGTGTGCCTCAACTGGGGCAGAGGCCTGCAGGGTGGCAAGGCCACCAAGGAGCAAGGCCCCAGGGGTCAGGAGCCAGACCCTGGCTTCCTAGAGCAGAAGGAGCGGCTggaggctgaggcccaggcaTTAAGGCAAGAGTTGGAGAGGCAGCGGCGGCTGCTGGGGTCTGTACAGCAGGACCTGGCGAGGGGTTTGCGGGATGCCGGCCGGGGGGGCCCAGCTCATGCTGGCCTGGCTGAGCTGGGCCACAGATTGGCCCAGAAGCTGCAGGGCCTGGAGAACTGGGGCCAGGACCCTGGGATCTCTGCCAATGCCTCAGAGGCCTGGCATCAGAAGTCTCACTTCCAGAATTCCAAGGAGTGGAGGGGAAAGGAACAGTGGCGGGATGGGCAGAGGGGCCGGAAGGCTGAGCATTGGAAACATAGGAAGGAGGAATCTGGCCGGGCAAGGAAGAAGAgctgggagggtgaggaggacagGGAGCTGGCAGGGCGGTGGGAGGAGCCCAAGCCAAGTGTGGAGGAGTCGGGGAGCAAGAAGGATGGCAGGCGACAGGGCCCCAAGGAACCCCCAAGGAAAAGTGGGAGCCCCCACTCCTCTGAAGAAAGGCAGAAGCATCCTCGGTGGGGGGAAGGGGCTAAAGGCCATCATGATCCCCTGCCACCCTGGGCAGAGCTGTTGAGGCATAAGTACCGGGCACCCCAGGGCTGCTCAGGCGTGGACGAGTGTGCCCGGCAGGAGGGCCTGACCTTCTTTGGCACAGAGCTGGTCCCAGTGCGGCAGCAGGAGCTGGCCTCTCTCCTGAGAACGTACTTGGCACGGCTGCCTTGGGCTGGCCAGCTGACCAAGGAGCTACCCCTCTCGCCTGCTTACTTTGGTGAGGACGGCATCTTCCGTCACGACCGCCTCCGCTTCCGGGATTTTGTGGATGCCTTGGAGGACAGCCTGGAGGAGGCAGCTGTGAGGGAGACAGGTGATGATGATGAGGTGGATGACTTTGAGGACTTCATCTTCAGCCACTTCTTTGGAGACAAAGCACTGAAGAAGAGGTGGGCAGCTGTCAGGGAGCTGGGACTGGTGGGACAGAGGGGAGGCAGCCAGGAGGATGGGAAGGAGCAGGGCCCTGAGTTTGGGGGTCTTTACTGTGAGGGCTTATCTTCACTTCCGGTCTCCGGCTGGCTTCCCTTAGAGAAGGCACCCAGGTATGCTTCCTGTCTTCCTCTGAGTGCACGAAGCGCCTGTGCTCACCCCAGAGTGGTCTTGAGGAGTCCACTTTTGGGCTGGGGGCATTTTCCTCCAGAGTTGTCCTGCTCTGCCAATGCCTGTGTGGCCCAGGGTGTCAGGGAGCTCCCCACCTTTCTGCCTCCCCAGCTGGAGCCGTCATCCTGGGAGACCAGGTTTCCCCCATGTGCTTGGTGTTAGCTGCTGAGTTGGCTTTGTCAGGAGGAACAGGGTCCCCTCTCCTCGGAGAGCCGCTTTTACCACATGGTATTGTCCCCTAAaggcctcttcctccccccactccATGTCTCCCCACAGGTCAGGGAAGAAGGACAAGCACTCgcggaggcccagggaggagcacagccaccaccaccaccaccgggGCTGAGGCCCTGCCCCTTGGGAGAACGGCCTTGGCCTGTCCCTGGAGGCCAGGCTCAGACCCTTTACTGGTATCTGTCCTGGCTTGTTTCGTATCCTTGGATATCCTTCACAGAACAGAGTGAAATCGCCCAGCCCTGCACTGATGCCACTTTCGCTGGACCCACCTTGCTGTCTGTACAAATGTATGCAAATGCTCAGGGCCCTGGGATGGGGCCCTTGGGGGTCTGATTGTGTTTTGTCAATGTGAAGCGGGAGATGGGAGAGGAGCCTGATTTCTAGTGGGGAGTGGATATGGCATTCCGATTCTGAAGCCAAAGAGCTTTtgtcctcgtgtgtgtgtgtgtgtgtgtgtgtacccgcGTGTGTGCGCGTGCACCCACGCCCCCAGAGCAGGCCCCCTCCAGCTCCCAGCTCCACAGGCTGACCAGCACCCCTGGGATTTGACTAGCGTTGCTGGCTGGAGCGCAGCACAAGGACTTTCCCTAGGGGCTTGTTAGGTTTGGAAGCAGCTGTCCCCTGGGGGGGGGGTGAAGTCCCCCTTTTACCCCTGCATTTCACGTGGCCTCACCTCCCTGTATGAACTGTAGACTCAGATTCCAGTAAAGTGCTATTGGAGCTGTGACATTGGGTGTCTCTGTCACAGGTACTGGTACTTGCTCCCTTCCccttgcctcaccctcccagcaAACCCTAGGCCCTCTGGGCTGGAACTTCCCCATTTTGCTCACAGCTGCCTTGGCTGCACCCTGGGAGATGTAGAAAAACGAGTGTGGGATTTGGAGTCTGAGCCTTGGGCTCAAATCCAGgctgagtgatcttgggcaaattaatcTCTGGGAACCTTGGGCTTCCGATCCTCACAAAAGGGGATTGAAGGGCTGGGGAAGAGATTAAATAAAGCTATGTAAGAAAAATGACTCCTGTTTTTGGCCCTCAGAATTTATTGTCTTCTTTAGGGCAGGGAGTGGTGGAGAGAAGGGGACCCACACCCCAGCCGGGCttctggggttggggtgggtgagGGAGCCACTAGGTGGCACCCTGGCTCCACATTTGCTCCAGACCTCACCTCCCCCACTACTCACTGCCCCCAGATCTCAGACCCCACCCCACTTGCTCCACTGGCTAGCTTTCCCAGGAAGATCCGGACTCTGGCTGGACTTCTTTAGGAAGTCCTTCCTGAGATCTAACCTCAGTCCCTTTGGCAGCACACTGGGCTTCTTGACTACCCTGGAAATGCTCCAGTGAGTGCAGGGGGCAGAACACTGTGGTGTGACTGCTCAAGCCGGGTCAGAAGAGTGTTGTCAGTTAAGGAGGGGAGGGACTCTAGGCTCTAGAAGGGGGCTGTAATTGGTTTCTGCATTATTTAGCAAGTGCTTATGTAACACTGTTTAAGGGCTTAagtgtattagctcatttaattcaggTGTGGGATGTGGCAGGGACAGGGTGGGCTACGGATGGTATAAGGACCGCTCATCATTAAACATTTGTAAAGTCTATTATGTACCAGAAACAGTGAGGTACTGTTGAATGCAGAGGTGCCTTAAGAAGCCTACAGTCCAGTGGAGCCTGCTTTCTGCAGCAGGAGAGACTGAAGTTAGACCTAAGAAAGAACTTCCTCTCAAGCAGAGGGTCAGTGCTATGAGCCGGGGATCTTTAGGAAGGAGTCTTTTATTTCTGGAGTGGGGGTTGGGAGGAGCAAGTACAGGTTGGCCCAGGGCCAGGGCTTGGATTTGGTATTCGTGCGCTGTGGACTGCTGTTCTCCATGAGGAAGCCTGCTTTTACCCTATTCACAGTGCTCACCTTCTGCAGGTGCGCAGCGTTCTTGCTGTCTGAACAGCTGACTGGTAAACTTGGGTTGCTGAGAGTGAGATTCAGGCTAGAAGGTAGGTAGGTAGGCAGGGAGCTGGCCCTGGGCGAGGGGTGCAAAGGAGAGGGGACACAGACTGGCCTGCCTGGGTTCCCAGAGGGTGTGGACTCTCACTGTGGCCTCTcggggcctctcggtttcatttCTAGGGCCCATTTCCTTCGTTTGCATAACGAACGCTCAGGGAGGCTGAGAGGTTCCCCCaatccccctcctcttccctacCCACTCAGGAAGTAGATATGCTGAGCGGGAGGTTTTTGAAACTGCTGAATCGGGGGAAAAAAGAGAGCCATTAACCCAAGGGGCATGTCTGGGGGGAGCGGGATGCTGGTGACATTGGCCGTGCTGAGCACCCTCTCTCTGGAGTGCCCTTGGGAGGTGACCCTCACACATAGGTCATGAAGTCCCCTCTGTAGCACAGCTGTGCACTCATGGCAATGCTGATGAAGAGGGAGGACCCCGGTCCCAGATCGTAGGATGCTGCAGGGGGCCAGTGTGTGGAGATGAGGAGTGAAGGGAGGCTGGAGCCAGGGGACAGCACTCCCTCCTTCCCACAGGGCTTGGGGACAGTTCCTGGCCCAGGCAGGGTGGGGTGAGCCTGAGGGTAGACCCACTGGACTCTGCCACACGTCCCTGTCTGGCCTCCCAGGGTCTGGGCTGGGCTCTTCCATATTAAGCACTTGACATTTTTAGCACTTGGCTTTCTGCCCTGTCCCGTGGGAGCTCCCCCGGCTCTCCCAGGAAGGGCCTGCCGCCCTAAGAGCTCAGCTCTGGGGTCCCTGGGGGAATTGCTGGAGTTGGGGGTGGCCTTCTTGAGCCTCCTACtttcaaatggaaaaattctattttctttgtccaGGCCCCAAAACGTATTtcccagtggtccccaatctgTCATTCCGCCCTCCCACCCTTGCTTCTCATCCTTCAGCCCTCACCCCCTTGCCAGGCTCCTCAGCTGCCCTTTCCCCAGCGCCCTCAGTCCAGCCTTCTACCAGCAACGCCCCCTCTGGCCCTGTGCCTCCTCCGGGGAGGGATCTCCCCGTCTGTCCCCCgcctcccagctcctccaggccccagcctctccccactcGCATCTTCCTGGAGTGACAGGTGGGATGGGGGGGGGTCCCTTTCAGGCCTGGCCACCCCCATTAGCTCCTAGAGGGTCAGAGGCATGTGCTCTTTGGAGAGCtgctcccagcctcctctgctgGGCATGAGGACAGACACTGGACTGGCTGGCTGTTGCCATGGGAACCTCCCAGGGCTACCCTGATGCTGGAATGTCTCCTCATCTGGCCTTGTTCTGGGCCACAGATGCTCCTGGCCCCTTCACATGCTCACAGCAGGGGTCTGGTAGGGACAttgcagggtggggggaggggggctatGGCCCTAAACCCAGACAACaggtccctcccctccctgcttcacCACTCAGCTGCCTGAGCCACGGAAGCCCCTTGTCAACCACTTCAGACTCCTGTCTGagttccctgtccctcccctcgCAGGCCTCCCTTAAGGCTGTCACCATCTCTGGTAGTCTTTGGCTCTCTGAATGGGTGCCTGCCCACTCTGATGGGGTGAGTAGGGCAAAAGCAGGCCCCTTGCCCGCTCACCTGTTCTTCTTTACCCTGGGCCAGGTGAGGGCCCGCCCAGGTCTTTTCTAACCAGAGCTTTGGCCGGAGCAAGATTTGAGGTGAGAAGCCCAGAGTGTcagacccctccctgccccgctgGCGGCCCGGGCAGGAGGCCCCTCCTCGCTTAGGGCTCAGCTTTCATGTCGTGACAGTGGAGACCACAGATGCCCCTCTCAGAGGGTGTGGTGAGGCTGAAATGAGTCATTGTAAGATAAATGAAAAGGCTTTTCCAGCTATAGAGAACtgataaaatagttatttttattttacttaacctCCAAGGGGGAAACTGGGAGCCTCTGGGAGCTACTGatatgggagggagagaaggtgtTGGTTCCCAGCCACGCAGCCAGACGGGCAGGGAAAAGACGCCAACTAGCATTCATGTCCCACACGGTGCTAGGTACAGCGGCCCGATCCTTGCCCCTGAGGCTAACTGGAATAGTTAACCACAAAACAATTTTAACGGTGCTCTCTTCATGGTGCCAGGAGCAGTCTACCAACTGGGTGAAGAGGAAGGAGGGTGTGGCCTTCGAGTTGGATCTTGAAGGGTGACAGGACTCAGTCATGGGGGAGGGGAATTCAGGCCGAGCAAAGGTGAAGCCTGAGGGGAGGGTGGAGCGCTGTGGCCGCCTGGTTCCCGAGGGCGCGGCTCCCCCTCAGTCCTGGCTCTGGGTCTGAGGGGAGCTTTACCGTAGGGCATTGGAGGGCACGGCCACCTGTATGAAGACACACGTGGGTGCGGTGTAGCTGGCAGCCGGAGGATGGAGTGGAGAGATGTGAAAGTGGAGATAGTTAGAAGGAATTAGGCAACACCCATCAAGCAGAACAGACTGGGTTGGATGGGAGGAGGAcggggagagggaggtggaggaCACTTTCCAGACAGGTAGGTGACTGTGCCCCAAGGCaaagctgggagagaggagaaaggccaAAGCTGGttttgcagggggtggggggtggaggggcggGGAGGCTCTGGGTTACATTTTGTGCAATATGGGCCCAGGGGTAGGGCCAGCAGCCAGCAGGTCACTTCTCTCCTCCACCAAGCTACACGTCCCGGCCTCCCGGTTCTTGCCggctcccccacccacctccacttCCTCTCCAGGGCAGCGCCCCTCTGCAAGTTCTTACCGGCAGGGACACTTCCCTGCACTGAGCCTGAGGGGAGGCACCTAGCACAGGGGAGTGACTCAGCCACTGAGGGCATCACTGAGAACCCGATCAAAGTCACAGGGACTCACAGGGACGGGTCCTCTGGCTGGGGCAAGAGGAAAGTGCCAGGTGGCCCCCTTTGGAAGGTCGGTTGCCCGTGGGTCAAACAGGCTGGCCATCGAGGCGTGCTCATCTGGCATGTGGCCACTGGTCCTCACTGAGGCCACTTTATAGGGAGGGACTAGTGCAGAAACAGTGACAGGAGGCCTGCAAAGAAACAGGCCACCCCTCTCATCGCCACAGAGCCATTGATTTTGCAAAGCACGTCTCTACCTTTTACCTCATTGAGTAGACTTTGAAGAAGGCAAGACCATTAATATCTCtatttaacagaaaaagaaaccgATAGAGAGAGATTAGGCAACTCGCCTAAGGTCACGTCATAGCTAGATAGTGACAGGGAAGAAGACTGGCCCTAGGCAGCTCCTAGGACACCAGTGCCCATTTGAAATGCCAGGTactgctgccccctcccctcctgttTCACCCCCAGCTAACTCAAAGGTTGGTAGCTGGTAGCGTTATCTGAGCTcccactgtattttttaaagccacctcctcctgcctgggcctcctgccTCTGTTCCTGCCCACCCCCTTCAGCCACCTGGGCCCTGGTCGTGGAGGCATTTGGTCTGGTCCCCAGCTGCCTCCTCATCGGCTCCAGCTTATGGGTAGGAGAAGGCCAGCCTGGAAGGGGCCTTCAGGAGCGTCAGTCCCACCTCTTGTTCAGCGgcggaaaccgaggcccagagagggaactGACTTGTCCAAGCTCACAAAGCTTGCTAGGGACAGAGTAGAGACCACAGCCCAGGGCTGCTGACCCCTGGCTAAGGGTCCCCcgttcctccttcctcccttcccttgccttcccctccctggctCTCTGAGCTTGGAATTTAGCCTCTGAGCTGAGATGGCTTGCTATAAGGTTCTTCCTCCTGCGGTCCCTGAGCCGTGACTTCACTTGTGGCTCCCTCTGCAGAGATGCCTGGCGGTGGCCACACgggggcagcagcaggagggCCAGGAGGCTGGACCTCTGGAGGGAccaagagagggagggaggggggcctcGAGGAGGAGCCTCAGGAATCTGAGGCTCTGAGTATGGGGTTAGGAGGTCTTAACCTTGAGGACACTCACAAAGCCCCTTCTGGCCTCAAGGGTGAGGTCGTGGCCTCCCAACTCTCCCTGAAAGAGCCCCCCATTCATTTGCTCACTCATTTATGCTTCAGTTATTTATGGGGCACATAACCCGTGTCTGGGTCTGGGCTGGTGCCTGAAGGCATTGGAGGGTCACGGCCACCTGTATGAAGAAGACACACGTGGGTGCGGTGTAGCTGGCAGCCAGAAGGATGCAGTGGAGAGATGTGAAAGCGGAGGTAGGTAGAAGGGATTAGGTAACAACGGGGAGGGGGGTGGCATGGGCCTGACATGCAGATGCAGCCATGTGAAGTGTGAAGTGCAGTGTTGGGGGGAGAAACACGAGGAAAGCGTTCCCACCGCCCGTGGAGGCCAGGCCTGCGTGTTCAGGAGGCTGCCCTGGTCTGGACAGCATCCGGCTTTGGAGCCCGACACATCTGGCTCCATCACTTAGAGCTCCTGACTTGGAGGCAAGTCtttcaattatcttttttaagTGAGCAaaggtctggcacatagtaaatgctcaataaatgtgaactatTAGCTATCTGGGGTAAGGGACTTATGAGAAAATTGATAATTATAGTATAGAATAAGATACTGTGATGTGGGTAAATACAGGGTATGTCAGGAGCATAGAAAATGGGTATTtatggccgggtgtggtggctcacccctgtaatcctagcactctgggaggccaaggagggaggatggcttgagctcaggagtttgagaccagcctgagcaagagcgagaccccatctctactgaaaaatagaaaaattagctgggtgttgtggtgggcacctgtagtcccagctacttgagaggctggggcaggaggatcgcttgaacccaggtgtttgaggttgcagtgagctacagtgatgccactgcactctatgcagggcgacagagtgagactctgtctcaggaaaaaaaaaaaaaaggacatttaatTCAGACTGTGGGAGGGGGagtcagggaagccttcctggagtaGGCAAGACAAGGTAGATGTTGAAATACCAGTAGGAGTTTGTTGCACACGTATTTTAGGCAGAGGGAATGACATGAGGATGCATAGTTAACCATTGACAGCTTATATCAGAGTGTCCTGCAAGTATTAATTTATATCAACCTTCTCTCTCCAATTTTGGGGTAAAGTCTCTCATACTCCATTTTAAGCTGTCTTGTACTTGCCTGTACATTCTACGTACAGGAGAATAAATGCTCTTCGAGAGCAAGTtcttttttgttcactgttgtgtcCCTAGCAATATctgacacattttatatatttagatacatgTTGAGtaaatgagtggataaataaatgaactgaCTTCTCTCCAATCAGGTCCCCAAAGACTctgtctccccttctctttcGTGCCGTATTTCTTTCTTACAACTCCCACCCCATTCCATCCCTCACGCGCCAGGCTGTGTCACCCTGGAGTAACCGTCATCAAGCACACGAGGACTGATTCACAAACCACATTTATAGTCACAGGCACTGGCAGAGGAGAAGGCCTGGGCCAGCTGGGCAATGACCACGGGAAGAAAAGCTGGACTCAGAAGCACAGAGTTGAAGGAAGGGCGACTGGTGGTGTCCCTGAGCCAGGATGGGCATCTGTTCCACTATGGGACAGGCTTGCTTTGTGGGGCTGACCTGGGCGGGGTTTGGAGGGTACTGACAAAGGCCAGCTGTCCCTGCTCTAGGCTCTGCAGAGTTGGATGAGCTGGTCCCCTGCAGGTTCCAACTGTCCCTGGGTGTGTCAATACAGTGAGCAGGCTTCCTTCAGATAGGCCTAGATTTGACTTCCAAGCTGTCCTCTCCGCCAGTGAGGCCGACCTCTTTAAATGGTCAGCCCCTTTAGTGAACAGTGACTCTCAGGGTAACTGTGTTCCTGAGTTCTGGGGGCAGCTCTCTGTTGTCCCATGCCAGCACCGGCTTCCTCCAGCATCATCTTCCTGAACCCCCATGAGGCAGTGGCATCAGACATTCTTGGCTTCCAATCAGAGTCCCCAGGGACTCTGGCCACTCTCTTCCCCAGTTGTCTCTGCTCCTGTCAGACAGTcctgctcctctctccttcctgcctcaccctcagCAGCACCCAGCCTCACGCTGTGCAGTACTCTACAGCTTGCAGAGACTTGTCTGACGTTGTGGAAGGAAGACAGAGCAGATGTTATATAGTGTAAAGAGTTTCACGGCTAGTGGTGGACTTGGGAGGGAAGCGCTGCTTTGGGGAGTGTTTGAGCAAGTGACCTTGAAGGGCTGAGTGGATGAGTGTATGAATTTGCAGGCTAAATGGCTTCTGTGATGACAAGGCCCAGAGTGTGTCCACAAGAGCCAGCATCGGAGGAGGAAGATAGGAAAAAGGCTTTGAGTAGTGGAGGCCAAGGGCTTGGGCAGCAGGGTGTAGGATGGGCTGGCCACGAGGGTAGTAGGTCACTGAGAATGATGACAGGAACTAGGTGGAAAAGGAGACTGGGAGCCAGTGGCCAAGCGTCTGGCCAAGAAAACGAGAATGAACGAGCCGGACTGGTGATTGTCAGTACtgaggaggggaaagggaagccCAGGCCAGTGGCATGAGCCTTAGAAGAACCAGAGTTTTCCAGGAGGCAGTGGGAGTAATGGTCTGGAAACTGAAATGCGGAGggagggaggttttttttttttttttttttttttttgagacagagtctcactctgttgcctgggctagagtgccgtggcgtcagcctggttcacagcaacctcagactcctgggctcaagtgatcctcctgcctcagcctcccgagtagctggaactataggtgcacaccaccacgacgggctaattttttctatttttagtagagacagggtctcacttttgctcaggctggtctcgaactcgtgacctcaagagattctccctccttggccttccagagtgctaggattacaggtgtatgaGGGCTGGGAGAGAATGAAAAGCTTCCACTCCAGAGGGCAGTAGGGACAGTGAGCTtcagctgaggcaggaagcaggAGGGCAACTCTGAGAAGACGCTAGGGTGTGGGGGACATTTTCTGATCGCTGACTAGGAATCCAGGGAGCTGGATTTCAGAGTAGGGGAGGGAGGTATGGGGGTGGATTGGGTCAGGTGAGGGAAGAGACTGGAAG is a genomic window of Eulemur rufifrons isolate Redbay chromosome 8, OSU_ERuf_1, whole genome shotgun sequence containing:
- the PBXIP1 gene encoding pre-B-cell leukemia transcription factor-interacting protein 1 isoform X2, translating into MASCPDPDNSWVLAGSESLPVETLGPESRTDPESERAPQAPRRPSKADGEELAGTSDGEGTLFQTGSPQSGTILPEETEAKGALEGDGCAVESPGPGDTVVQGDLQETPAVTGLGPDTQDLEDQSPPQSLPSTPKAAWITEEGRRSSSEDDTDIDVEGLRRRRGREPSLPQPVAPLDVENQAGGTGAGGELGISLNMCLLGALVLLGLGLLLFSGGLSESETGPTEEVELQVLPDTGSDPELSDAVEDEQNGLREQLQASVPPDSVPSLQNMGLLLDRLAKENQDIRLLQAQLQAQKEELQSLMHQPKELEEENAQLRGALQQGEAFQRALESELQQLRARLQGLEANCIRGTDGVCLNWGRGLQGGKATKEQGPRGQEPDPGFLEQKERLEAEAQALRQELERQRRLLGSVQQDLARGLRDAGRGGPAHAGLAELGHRLAQKLQGLENWGQDPGISANASEAWHQKSHFQNSKEWRGKEQWRDGQRGRKAEHWKHRKEESGRARKKSWEGEEDRELAGRWEEPKPSVEESGSKKDGRRQGPKEPPRKSGSPHSSEERQKHPRWGEGAKGHHDPLPPWAELLRHKYRAPQGCSGVDECARQEGLTFFGTELVPVRQQELASLLRTYLARLPWAGQLTKELPLSPAYFGEDGIFRHDRLRFRDFVDALEDSLEEAAVRETGDDDEVDDFEDFIFSHFFGDKALKKRSGKKDKHSRRPREEHSHHHHHRG
- the PBXIP1 gene encoding pre-B-cell leukemia transcription factor-interacting protein 1 isoform X1; translated protein: MAASAPPPPDKLEGGGGPAPPPAPPSTGRKQGKAGLQMKSPEKKRRKSNTQGPAYSHLTEFAPPPTPMVDHLVASNPFEDDFGAPKVTATAASETSAAMASCPDPDNSWVLAGSESLPVETLGPESRTDPESERAPQAPRRPSKADGEELAGTSDGEGTLFQTGSPQSGTILPEETEAKGALEGDGCAVESPGPGDTVVQGDLQETPAVTGLGPDTQDLEDQSPPQSLPSTPKAAWITEEGRRSSSEDDTDIDVEGLRRRRGREPSLPQPVAPLDVENQAGGTGAGGELGISLNMCLLGALVLLGLGLLLFSGGLSESETGPTEEVELQVLPDTGSDPELSDAVEDEQNGLREQLQASVPPDSVPSLQNMGLLLDRLAKENQDIRLLQAQLQAQKEELQSLMHQPKELEEENAQLRGALQQGEAFQRALESELQQLRARLQGLEANCIRGTDGVCLNWGRGLQGGKATKEQGPRGQEPDPGFLEQKERLEAEAQALRQELERQRRLLGSVQQDLARGLRDAGRGGPAHAGLAELGHRLAQKLQGLENWGQDPGISANASEAWHQKSHFQNSKEWRGKEQWRDGQRGRKAEHWKHRKEESGRARKKSWEGEEDRELAGRWEEPKPSVEESGSKKDGRRQGPKEPPRKSGSPHSSEERQKHPRWGEGAKGHHDPLPPWAELLRHKYRAPQGCSGVDECARQEGLTFFGTELVPVRQQELASLLRTYLARLPWAGQLTKELPLSPAYFGEDGIFRHDRLRFRDFVDALEDSLEEAAVRETGDDDEVDDFEDFIFSHFFGDKALKKRSGKKDKHSRRPREEHSHHHHHRG